The Equus caballus isolate H_3958 breed thoroughbred chromosome 12, TB-T2T, whole genome shotgun sequence genome contains a region encoding:
- the NUDT22 gene encoding uridine diphosphate glucose pyrophosphatase NUDT22 isoform X2 translates to MRGRGSRGRVLPVRGRGRSLPAESASCPVQTMDPEVSLLLQCPPGGLPEEQVQVELSPAYDRRPLPGGDNAISAAWESRLQAQPWLFDAPKFRLHSATLAPIGSPGPQLLLRLGLTSYRDFLGTNWASSAAWLRQQGATDWGDKQAYLADPLGVGAALATADNFLVFLRRSQRVAEAPGLVDVPGGHPEPQALCPGDSPLHTDLPGELVVHELFSSVLQEICDEVNLPLLTLSQPLLLGIARNETSAGRASAEFYVQCSLTSEQVREHYMSGGPEAHESTGIIFVETQSVRRLQETEMWAELCPSAKGAIFLYNRVQGSPA, encoded by the exons CGGGGAAGGGGGCGGAGCCTGCCGGCCGAGTCTGCG AGCTGCCCCGTCCAGACCATGGATCCTGAGGTGTCCCTGCTGCTGCAGTGCCCCCCAGGGGGGCTGCCCGAGGAGCAGGTCCAGGTTGAGCTGAGCCCAGCCTACGACCGTCGCCCACTGCCAGGAGGGGACAACGCCATCTCTGCTGCCTGGGAGAGTCGGCTCCAGGCCCAGCCGTGGCTCTTCGACGCCCCCAAGTTCCGCCTGCACTCTGCCACCCTGGCGCCCATTGGCTCCCCGGGGCCACAGCTGCTCCTGCGCCTGGGCCTGACTTCCTACCGAGACTTCCTGGGCACCAACTGGGCCAGCTCAGCTGCCTGGCTGCGGCAGCAGGGGGCCACCGACTGGGGTGACAAGCAAGCCTACCTGGCGGACCCTCTGGGGGTGGGCGCGGCACTGGCCACCGCTGACAACTTCCTAGTCTTCCTTCGCCGCTCTCAGCGGGTGGCCGAGGCACCTGGGCTGGTGGACGTGCCCGGTGGGCACCCTGAGCCTCAG GCCCTGTGCCCTGGTGACAGCCCCCTGCACACGGACCTCCCTGGGGAGCTGGTGGTGCATGAGCTCTTCTCCAGCGTCCTCCAGGAGATCTGCGACGAG GTGAACCTGCCGCTGCTCACCCTGAGCCAGCCGCTGCTATTGGGCATCGCCCGCAACGAGACCAGCGCCGGCCGTGCCAGTGCCGAGTTCTACGTCCA GTGCAGCCTGACTTCTGAGCAGGTGAGGGAGCATTACATGAGTGGGGGACCTGAGGCCCACGAGTCCACGGGAATCATCTTTGTGGAGACACAG AGCGTGCGGAGGTTGCAGGAGACAGAAATGTGGGCTGAGCTCTGCCCCTCGGCCAAAGGCGCCATCTTCCTCTACAACCGGGTCCAGGGAAGTCCCGCCTGA
- the NUDT22 gene encoding uridine diphosphate glucose pyrophosphatase NUDT22 isoform X1, with translation MDPEVSLLLQCPPGGLPEEQVQVELSPAYDRRPLPGGDNAISAAWESRLQAQPWLFDAPKFRLHSATLAPIGSPGPQLLLRLGLTSYRDFLGTNWASSAAWLRQQGATDWGDKQAYLADPLGVGAALATADNFLVFLRRSQRVAEAPGLVDVPGGHPEPQALCPGDSPLHTDLPGELVVHELFSSVLQEICDEVNLPLLTLSQPLLLGIARNETSAGRASAEFYVQCSLTSEQVREHYMSGGPEAHESTGIIFVETQSVRRLQETEMWAELCPSAKGAIFLYNRVQGSPA, from the exons ATGGATCCTGAGGTGTCCCTGCTGCTGCAGTGCCCCCCAGGGGGGCTGCCCGAGGAGCAGGTCCAGGTTGAGCTGAGCCCAGCCTACGACCGTCGCCCACTGCCAGGAGGGGACAACGCCATCTCTGCTGCCTGGGAGAGTCGGCTCCAGGCCCAGCCGTGGCTCTTCGACGCCCCCAAGTTCCGCCTGCACTCTGCCACCCTGGCGCCCATTGGCTCCCCGGGGCCACAGCTGCTCCTGCGCCTGGGCCTGACTTCCTACCGAGACTTCCTGGGCACCAACTGGGCCAGCTCAGCTGCCTGGCTGCGGCAGCAGGGGGCCACCGACTGGGGTGACAAGCAAGCCTACCTGGCGGACCCTCTGGGGGTGGGCGCGGCACTGGCCACCGCTGACAACTTCCTAGTCTTCCTTCGCCGCTCTCAGCGGGTGGCCGAGGCACCTGGGCTGGTGGACGTGCCCGGTGGGCACCCTGAGCCTCAG GCCCTGTGCCCTGGTGACAGCCCCCTGCACACGGACCTCCCTGGGGAGCTGGTGGTGCATGAGCTCTTCTCCAGCGTCCTCCAGGAGATCTGCGACGAG GTGAACCTGCCGCTGCTCACCCTGAGCCAGCCGCTGCTATTGGGCATCGCCCGCAACGAGACCAGCGCCGGCCGTGCCAGTGCCGAGTTCTACGTCCA GTGCAGCCTGACTTCTGAGCAGGTGAGGGAGCATTACATGAGTGGGGGACCTGAGGCCCACGAGTCCACGGGAATCATCTTTGTGGAGACACAG AGCGTGCGGAGGTTGCAGGAGACAGAAATGTGGGCTGAGCTCTGCCCCTCGGCCAAAGGCGCCATCTTCCTCTACAACCGGGTCCAGGGAAGTCCCGCCTGA
- the DNAJC4 gene encoding dnaJ homolog subfamily C member 4 isoform X1 — MLPLLPLRLCRPWPRSPPARLLATAARQRSGPSNYYELLGVHPGASAEEVKRAFFSKSKELHPDRDPGNPSLHCRFVELSEAYQVLSREQSRRSYDHQLRSATPTKSPGATAHPRSAHQAHSSSWAPPNAQYWAQFHGVRPQGPELRQQQRKHNQRVLGYCLLIMLAGMGLHYAAFRKLEQVHRSFMDEKDRIITAIYNDTRARARANRARLQQEYRQRQQLQPPPGPPPGPGIAPPSTSP; from the exons atGCTGCCCCTGCTGCCCCTGCGCCTGTGCCGGCCGTGGCCCCGCAGCCCTCCCGCACGGCTCCTCGCCACGGCCGCCCGGCAGCG GTCTGGCCCCAGTAACTACTATGAACTGTTGGGGGTGCACCCGGGTGCCAGCGCTGAAGAAGTTAAACGAGCTTTCTTCTCCAAGTCCAAAGAG CTGCACCCTGACCGGGACCCCGGGAACCCATCCCTGCACTGCCGCTTTGTGGAGCTGAGCGAGGCATACCAGGTGCTCAGCCGCGAGCAGAGCCGCCGCAGCTACGACCACCAGCTCCGCTCAGCAACTCCCACAAAGTCTCCAGGAGCCACAGCCCATCCCAGGTCTGCTCATCAAGCACACAG cAGCTCCTGGGCACCCCCCAATGCACAATACTGGGCCCAGTTTCATGGCGTGAGGCCTCAGGGACCAGAGTTGAGGCAGCAGCAGCGGAAACACAACCAGCGCGTGCTGGGGTACTGCCTCCTGATCATGCTGGCAGGCATGGGCCTGCACTACGCTGCCTTCAG GAAGCTGGAGCAGGTGCACCGTAGCTTCATGGATGAAAAGGATCGGATCATCACGGCCATCTACAATGACACGCGGGCCCGGGCCAG GGCCAACAGAGCCAGGCTCCAGCAGGAGTACCggcagaggcagcagctgcagcCGCCACCTGGGCCTCCCCCAGGCCCGGGGATCGCGCCCCCGAGCACCAGCCCCTGA
- the DNAJC4 gene encoding dnaJ homolog subfamily C member 4 isoform X2, whose protein sequence is MLPLLPLRLCRPWPRSPPARLLATAARQRSGPSNYYELLGVHPGASAEEVKRAFFSKSKELHPDRDPGNPSLHCRFVELSEAYQVLSREQSRRSYDHQLRSATPTKSPGATAHPRSAHQAHSSWAPPNAQYWAQFHGVRPQGPELRQQQRKHNQRVLGYCLLIMLAGMGLHYAAFRKLEQVHRSFMDEKDRIITAIYNDTRARARANRARLQQEYRQRQQLQPPPGPPPGPGIAPPSTSP, encoded by the exons atGCTGCCCCTGCTGCCCCTGCGCCTGTGCCGGCCGTGGCCCCGCAGCCCTCCCGCACGGCTCCTCGCCACGGCCGCCCGGCAGCG GTCTGGCCCCAGTAACTACTATGAACTGTTGGGGGTGCACCCGGGTGCCAGCGCTGAAGAAGTTAAACGAGCTTTCTTCTCCAAGTCCAAAGAG CTGCACCCTGACCGGGACCCCGGGAACCCATCCCTGCACTGCCGCTTTGTGGAGCTGAGCGAGGCATACCAGGTGCTCAGCCGCGAGCAGAGCCGCCGCAGCTACGACCACCAGCTCCGCTCAGCAACTCCCACAAAGTCTCCAGGAGCCACAGCCCATCCCAGGTCTGCTCATCAAGCACACAG CTCCTGGGCACCCCCCAATGCACAATACTGGGCCCAGTTTCATGGCGTGAGGCCTCAGGGACCAGAGTTGAGGCAGCAGCAGCGGAAACACAACCAGCGCGTGCTGGGGTACTGCCTCCTGATCATGCTGGCAGGCATGGGCCTGCACTACGCTGCCTTCAG GAAGCTGGAGCAGGTGCACCGTAGCTTCATGGATGAAAAGGATCGGATCATCACGGCCATCTACAATGACACGCGGGCCCGGGCCAG GGCCAACAGAGCCAGGCTCCAGCAGGAGTACCggcagaggcagcagctgcagcCGCCACCTGGGCCTCCCCCAGGCCCGGGGATCGCGCCCCCGAGCACCAGCCCCTGA
- the DNAJC4 gene encoding dnaJ homolog subfamily C member 4 isoform X3, with amino-acid sequence MLPLLPLRLCRPWPRSPPARLLATAARQRSGPSNYYELLGVHPGASAEEVKRAFFSKSKELHPDRDPGNPSLHCRFVELSEAYQVLSREQSRRSYDHQLRSATPTKSPGATAHPSSSWAPPNAQYWAQFHGVRPQGPELRQQQRKHNQRVLGYCLLIMLAGMGLHYAAFRKLEQVHRSFMDEKDRIITAIYNDTRARARANRARLQQEYRQRQQLQPPPGPPPGPGIAPPSTSP; translated from the exons atGCTGCCCCTGCTGCCCCTGCGCCTGTGCCGGCCGTGGCCCCGCAGCCCTCCCGCACGGCTCCTCGCCACGGCCGCCCGGCAGCG GTCTGGCCCCAGTAACTACTATGAACTGTTGGGGGTGCACCCGGGTGCCAGCGCTGAAGAAGTTAAACGAGCTTTCTTCTCCAAGTCCAAAGAG CTGCACCCTGACCGGGACCCCGGGAACCCATCCCTGCACTGCCGCTTTGTGGAGCTGAGCGAGGCATACCAGGTGCTCAGCCGCGAGCAGAGCCGCCGCAGCTACGACCACCAGCTCCGCTCAGCAACTCCCACAAAGTCTCCAGGAGCCACAGCCCATCCCAG cAGCTCCTGGGCACCCCCCAATGCACAATACTGGGCCCAGTTTCATGGCGTGAGGCCTCAGGGACCAGAGTTGAGGCAGCAGCAGCGGAAACACAACCAGCGCGTGCTGGGGTACTGCCTCCTGATCATGCTGGCAGGCATGGGCCTGCACTACGCTGCCTTCAG GAAGCTGGAGCAGGTGCACCGTAGCTTCATGGATGAAAAGGATCGGATCATCACGGCCATCTACAATGACACGCGGGCCCGGGCCAG GGCCAACAGAGCCAGGCTCCAGCAGGAGTACCggcagaggcagcagctgcagcCGCCACCTGGGCCTCCCCCAGGCCCGGGGATCGCGCCCCCGAGCACCAGCCCCTGA
- the DNAJC4 gene encoding dnaJ homolog subfamily C member 4 isoform X4, giving the protein MLPLLPLRLCRPWPRSPPARLLATAARQRSGPSNYYELLGVHPGASAEEVKRAFFSKSKELHPDRDPGNPSLHCRFVELSEAYQVLSREQSRRSYDHQLRSATPTKSPGATAHPSSWAPPNAQYWAQFHGVRPQGPELRQQQRKHNQRVLGYCLLIMLAGMGLHYAAFRKLEQVHRSFMDEKDRIITAIYNDTRARARANRARLQQEYRQRQQLQPPPGPPPGPGIAPPSTSP; this is encoded by the exons atGCTGCCCCTGCTGCCCCTGCGCCTGTGCCGGCCGTGGCCCCGCAGCCCTCCCGCACGGCTCCTCGCCACGGCCGCCCGGCAGCG GTCTGGCCCCAGTAACTACTATGAACTGTTGGGGGTGCACCCGGGTGCCAGCGCTGAAGAAGTTAAACGAGCTTTCTTCTCCAAGTCCAAAGAG CTGCACCCTGACCGGGACCCCGGGAACCCATCCCTGCACTGCCGCTTTGTGGAGCTGAGCGAGGCATACCAGGTGCTCAGCCGCGAGCAGAGCCGCCGCAGCTACGACCACCAGCTCCGCTCAGCAACTCCCACAAAGTCTCCAGGAGCCACAGCCCATCCCAG CTCCTGGGCACCCCCCAATGCACAATACTGGGCCCAGTTTCATGGCGTGAGGCCTCAGGGACCAGAGTTGAGGCAGCAGCAGCGGAAACACAACCAGCGCGTGCTGGGGTACTGCCTCCTGATCATGCTGGCAGGCATGGGCCTGCACTACGCTGCCTTCAG GAAGCTGGAGCAGGTGCACCGTAGCTTCATGGATGAAAAGGATCGGATCATCACGGCCATCTACAATGACACGCGGGCCCGGGCCAG GGCCAACAGAGCCAGGCTCCAGCAGGAGTACCggcagaggcagcagctgcagcCGCCACCTGGGCCTCCCCCAGGCCCGGGGATCGCGCCCCCGAGCACCAGCCCCTGA
- the VEGFB gene encoding vascular endothelial growth factor B isoform X2, with protein sequence MSPLLRRLLLAALLQLAPAQAPVSQPDAAGHQKKVMSWIDVYARATCQPREVVVPLTVELMGTVAKQLVPSCVTVQRCGGCCPDDGLECVPTGQHQVRMQILMIRYPSSQLGEMSLEEHSQCECRPKKKESAVKPDRASTPHHRPQPRSVPGWDSAPGAPSPADITHPTPVPGPSAHAAPSAASALTPGPVTAAADAAASSVAKGGA encoded by the exons ATGAGCCCCCTGCTCCGCCGGCTGCTGCTCGCCGCGCTGCTGCAGCTGGCCCCCGCCCAG GCCCCAGTCTCTCAGCCTGATGCCGCTGGCCACCAGAAGAAAG TGATGTCATGGATAGATGTGTATGCTCGTGCCACCTGCCAGCCGCGGGAGGTGGTGGTGCCCCTGACTGTGGAGCTCATGGGCACTGTGGCCAAGCAACTGGTGCCCAGCTGCGTGACTGTGCAGCGCTGCGGCGGCTGCTGCCCTGACGACGGCCTGGAGTGCGTGCCCACCGGGCAGCACCAAGTCCGGATGCAG ATCCTCATGATCCGGTACCCGAGCAGCCAGCTGGGGGAGATGTCTCTGGAAGAACACAGCCAATGTGAATGCAG accaaaaaaaaaagagagtgctGTGAAGCCGGACAG GGCTTCCACTCCCCACCACCGTCCCCAGCCCCGCTCTGTTCCGGGCTGGGACTCTGCCCCCGGAGCACCCTCCCCAGCTGACATCACCCATCCCACTCCAgtcccaggcccctctgcccACGCTGCACCCAGCGCCGCCAGCGCCCTGACCCCCGGACCTGTCACTGCCGCTGCCGACGCCGCAGCTTCCTCCGTTGCCAAGGGCGGGGCTTAG
- the VEGFB gene encoding vascular endothelial growth factor B isoform X4, with the protein MSPLLRRLLLAALLQLAPAQAPVSQPDAAGHQKKVMSWIDVYARATCQPREVVVPLTVELMGTVAKQLVPSCVTVQRCGGCCPDDGLECVPTGQHQVRMQILMIRYPSSQLGEMSLEEHSQCECRPKKKESAVKPDSPRPLCPRCTQRRQRPDPRTCHCRCRRRSFLRCQGRGLELNPDTCRCRKLRR; encoded by the exons ATGAGCCCCCTGCTCCGCCGGCTGCTGCTCGCCGCGCTGCTGCAGCTGGCCCCCGCCCAG GCCCCAGTCTCTCAGCCTGATGCCGCTGGCCACCAGAAGAAAG TGATGTCATGGATAGATGTGTATGCTCGTGCCACCTGCCAGCCGCGGGAGGTGGTGGTGCCCCTGACTGTGGAGCTCATGGGCACTGTGGCCAAGCAACTGGTGCCCAGCTGCGTGACTGTGCAGCGCTGCGGCGGCTGCTGCCCTGACGACGGCCTGGAGTGCGTGCCCACCGGGCAGCACCAAGTCCGGATGCAG ATCCTCATGATCCGGTACCCGAGCAGCCAGCTGGGGGAGATGTCTCTGGAAGAACACAGCCAATGTGAATGCAG accaaaaaaaaaagagagtgctGTGAAGCCGGACAG tcccaggcccctctgcccACGCTGCACCCAGCGCCGCCAGCGCCCTGACCCCCGGACCTGTCACTGCCGCTGCCGACGCCGCAGCTTCCTCCGTTGCCAAGGGCGGGGCTTAGAG
- the VEGFB gene encoding vascular endothelial growth factor B isoform X1, which yields MSPLLRRLLLAALLQLAPAQVSSLPQAPVSQPDAAGHQKKVMSWIDVYARATCQPREVVVPLTVELMGTVAKQLVPSCVTVQRCGGCCPDDGLECVPTGQHQVRMQILMIRYPSSQLGEMSLEEHSQCECRPKKKESAVKPDRASTPHHRPQPRSVPGWDSAPGAPSPADITHPTPVPGPSAHAAPSAASALTPGPVTAAADAAASSVAKGGA from the exons ATGAGCCCCCTGCTCCGCCGGCTGCTGCTCGCCGCGCTGCTGCAGCTGGCCCCCGCCCAG GTCTCTTCTCTCCCACAGGCCCCAGTCTCTCAGCCTGATGCCGCTGGCCACCAGAAGAAAG TGATGTCATGGATAGATGTGTATGCTCGTGCCACCTGCCAGCCGCGGGAGGTGGTGGTGCCCCTGACTGTGGAGCTCATGGGCACTGTGGCCAAGCAACTGGTGCCCAGCTGCGTGACTGTGCAGCGCTGCGGCGGCTGCTGCCCTGACGACGGCCTGGAGTGCGTGCCCACCGGGCAGCACCAAGTCCGGATGCAG ATCCTCATGATCCGGTACCCGAGCAGCCAGCTGGGGGAGATGTCTCTGGAAGAACACAGCCAATGTGAATGCAG accaaaaaaaaaagagagtgctGTGAAGCCGGACAG GGCTTCCACTCCCCACCACCGTCCCCAGCCCCGCTCTGTTCCGGGCTGGGACTCTGCCCCCGGAGCACCCTCCCCAGCTGACATCACCCATCCCACTCCAgtcccaggcccctctgcccACGCTGCACCCAGCGCCGCCAGCGCCCTGACCCCCGGACCTGTCACTGCCGCTGCCGACGCCGCAGCTTCCTCCGTTGCCAAGGGCGGGGCTTAG
- the VEGFB gene encoding vascular endothelial growth factor B isoform X3: MSPLLRRLLLAALLQLAPAQVSSLPQAPVSQPDAAGHQKKVMSWIDVYARATCQPREVVVPLTVELMGTVAKQLVPSCVTVQRCGGCCPDDGLECVPTGQHQVRMQILMIRYPSSQLGEMSLEEHSQCECRPKKKESAVKPDSPRPLCPRCTQRRQRPDPRTCHCRCRRRSFLRCQGRGLELNPDTCRCRKLRR; the protein is encoded by the exons ATGAGCCCCCTGCTCCGCCGGCTGCTGCTCGCCGCGCTGCTGCAGCTGGCCCCCGCCCAG GTCTCTTCTCTCCCACAGGCCCCAGTCTCTCAGCCTGATGCCGCTGGCCACCAGAAGAAAG TGATGTCATGGATAGATGTGTATGCTCGTGCCACCTGCCAGCCGCGGGAGGTGGTGGTGCCCCTGACTGTGGAGCTCATGGGCACTGTGGCCAAGCAACTGGTGCCCAGCTGCGTGACTGTGCAGCGCTGCGGCGGCTGCTGCCCTGACGACGGCCTGGAGTGCGTGCCCACCGGGCAGCACCAAGTCCGGATGCAG ATCCTCATGATCCGGTACCCGAGCAGCCAGCTGGGGGAGATGTCTCTGGAAGAACACAGCCAATGTGAATGCAG accaaaaaaaaaagagagtgctGTGAAGCCGGACAG tcccaggcccctctgcccACGCTGCACCCAGCGCCGCCAGCGCCCTGACCCCCGGACCTGTCACTGCCGCTGCCGACGCCGCAGCTTCCTCCGTTGCCAAGGGCGGGGCTTAGAG